CATTTCTGAATGCGCGGGTCGTTGCCCGTCATCGTGAGAGGGATTCTACCGGTGCGCTCAAAAGCCGGTCAATCGGGCCTGGGAGTCTTCTCGCTCAGCATAAAGTCGGCCAGGCGCTCCCGGACGAAGTCGGCATCGATCCGGGCGGTCTGGCCCTCGCGCTCTGGCGCCTCGAACAGGATGTCGGCCAGCACCCGTTCCATGATGCTGCGCAGGCCGCGGGCCCCCACGCGTTGCTCCTGGGCGTAGCGGGCCATCTCCAGCAGGGCGTCCTCGGTGGTCTCCAGGGTAACGTCGTCCATGGCCAGGACCTCGGTGTATTCGCGAAGGATGGAATCGGGCGGATCGCGCAGAATGGTGATGAGGTCCTCGGCCCGCAGGGCATCGAGCTGCACGATGACGGGGAGCCGCCCGAGCAGTTCGTGGAGAAACCCGTAGTCGACGAGTTCCTTGGTGGAGACCGGCCTGCGCAACGCCTTGCGGGCCTCGCGCTCTGCCTCGCTCTCGAAACCGATGGGCTGGCCCGAATCGAATTCCGGGCGCAGGTCCGAGAAGGTGCCCGCGCAGATGAACAGGATGTTCTGGGTATCCATCTCCACGAAGTCGTGGCGATTCCAGTGCTGGGTGACATTGAGGGGGACGAACATGCGTTTGCCGTCGAGGACCTTGAGCAGCGCCTGCTGCACGCCCTCGCCGCCGATGTCGCGCCCGGCCGCGCCGTTGCGCGCGCCGTTGGACTTGCGCGCGATCTTGTCGATCTCGTCGATGAAGATGACGCCGTTCTGGGCCAGCTCGATGTCGCCGGCCACCTGGTAGAGCAGCTCGGCGACCATGACCTCGGCGTCTTTTCCGTAGTAGCCGGCCTCGGTGTATTCGGTCGCGTCACAGATCGCCAGCGGCACGTCCAGGATCTCGGCCAGGTTGCGCGCGATGTGGGTTTTGCCGCAGCCCGTGGGGCCGATCATCAGGATATTGGAGCGGCGGATGAGCTGCTTTTGTGCGTTGTTTGCGTGGTGGATTCGTTTGAAGTGGTTGTAGGCAGCGGTTGCAACGGTGCGCTTGGCCTCGTGCTGGCCGATGACGTAGCGGTCGAGATGCTCGTAGATCTTGCGGGGCGTGAGCCCCACGAGCTTGCCGCGCGGTTTGGTCTGGGCCGGTGGCACAGCCGCTCCTTTCACTCCCTGACAGACTGGGGTCCACTCGCAAGGGTAGTGGGCGGGGCGGGGGAGGGGCAATCGCGCGCAAATGACACGGTGCGCCCCAAAAACAAACGGCCCGTCTCAAAGAGACGGGCCGTTGAAACAGACAGGTTACGGCGTCTTAGTTGACGTCGCGGTACTCGGCGTCGACCACGTTGTCGTCGCCGCCCTCGGAGTCAGCAGCGCCCTCGGCGCCGGGGGCCGCGCCGCCTTCGGCCTGGGCCTTCTGGTACATCAGCTCGGCCATCTTGTGGGAGGCCTGGACGATCTCCTCGGTGGCCTTCTTCATGGCCTCGGCGTCGCCCTCTTCGAGGGTCTTCTTGCCGGCCTCGAGCGCCGCCTCGATCTTCGAGATCGTCTCGGCATCGAGCTGCTCGCGGTTCTCGCCCAGCGTCTTCTCGGTCTGGAAGATCAGGGTGTCGAGCTGGTTGTGGGCTTCGGCCTTCTCGCGCTTGCGCTTGTCCTCGTCGGCATGGGCCTCGGCGTCCTTGACCATGTTGTCGATCTCGTCCGAAGACAGGCCCGAGGAAGCTTCGATCTTGATCGACTGCTCCTTGCCGGTGGCCTTGTCCTTGGCCGAGACATTGAGGATGCCGTTGGCGTCGATGTCGAAGGTGACCTCGACCTGCGGCATGCCGCGCGGCGCAGCCGGCAGGCCCATCAGATGGAACTTGCCGAGCGTCTTGTTGTCGGATGCCATCTCGCGCTCGCCCTGCAGGACGTGGATCTCGACGGAGGTCTGGTTGTCGGCCGCCGTGGAGAAAATCTCGCTCTTGCGGGTGGGGATGGTTGTGTTGCGCGTAATCAGGCGCGTGAACACGCCGCCCAGGGTCTCGATACCCAGTGAGAGGGGTGAGACGTCGAGCAGCAGTACGTCCTTGACGTCGCCGGTGAGCACGCCGCCCTGGATGGCCGCGCCGATGGCGACCACCTCGTCGGGATTGACGCCCTTGTGCGGGTCCTTGCCGAAGTATTCCTTGACCTTCTGGGCGATGATCGGCACGCGGGTCGAACCACCGACCAGAACGACCTCATCGATCTGGTTGGGCTTGAGGCCCGCGTCGGCCAGCGCCTTCTTGACCGGCTCGATGGAGCGATCCACCAGGTCGGCGATCATCTTCTCGAAGTTCGAGCGGGTGAGCTTGACGTTGAGGTGCTTGGGACCGGTCTGGTCTGCGGTGAGGAAGGGCAGGTTGATGTCCGTCTCCAGCGCGCTGGAGAGTTCGATCTTCGCCTTCTCGGCCGCTTCCTTGAGTCGCTGCATGACCATGGGGTCGCCGCTGACATCCAGGCCCGAGTCCTTCTTGAACTCATCGGCGAGCCACCTGATGATGCGATCGTCGAGATCGTCACCACCCAGGTGAGTATCGCCGTTGGTCGCCTTCACTTCGACGACGTTGTCGCCGACCTCGAGAATCGAAATGTCGAAGGTGCCGCCACCGAAGTCGTAGACGGCGATCATTTCGTTGGACTTCTTGTCGAGCCCGTAGGCGAGCGCCGCGGCGGTGGGCTCGTTGATGATGCGCTTGACCTCAAGACCGGCGATCTTGCCGGCGTCCTTGGTGGCCTGACGCTGGGAGTCGTTGAAGTAGGCGGGCACGGTGATGACCGCTTCGGTCACTTCCTCGCCCAGGTAGTCTTCGGCAGCCTTCTTGAGCTTCTGCAATACACGGGCGCTGATCTCGGGCGGGCTGAACTTCTTGTCGCCGACCTGGAACCAACTATCGCCGTTTTCGTGCTCGATCACGGTGTAGGGAACCATCTTCGATTCGTTGGAGATCTCTCCGAACTTGCGGCCGACAAAGCGCTTGGCCGAGTAGATGGTGTTCTGGGGATTGATGACCGCCTGGCGGCGAGCGGCCTGGCCGACCAGAACCTCGCCGTCCTTGCTGAAGCCCACGACCGAGGGGGTCGTGCGTGCACCCTCCTGGTTGGGGATCACCCGTGCCTCGGTGCCTTCCATGACCGCGACGCACGAGTTGGTCGTACCCAGATCAATGCCGATAATCTTGCCCATGAGGAACTGCCCTCCGTTCGGATTTCCTTTTGGTGTCGGATGGGACCGGCCAGCGCGTTGGCGGCGGGTCTCATCCACGGGCCCTAAACTAAGTCGGATGGACGGAGGGTCAAGGGACTATTTCCAAAGAAATTCCGGCGGGTTCGGGCCCTGCCGGCCCCCTTTGCGGGTGGAGGAGCCCCACCTGAAGGGGAATCAGCGCCGGGCCCGACGGAGCCGAAAAATCCGAGTGTTCTTGGGCACTTGGCCCTTGCCGCGCGAAAAAGCGCCATTTAGTATTCCGCGACCATGGTTACAGCAACTGAGAAAATCTGGTTGGACGGAAAGCTCATCAACTGGGCGGACGCGCAGTTTCACCTGCTCACGCACGCCATTCACTACGGCAGCAGCGTCTTCGAAGGCGTACGTTCCTACGAAGTCCCGGGCGGCAAGGGCGCGATCTTCCGCCTGGACGAGCACGTCCAGCGGCTCTTCGACTCGGCCCACATTCTGGAGATGGAAATTCCCTACTCGCAGGAGCAGGTTCGCAACGCCATCATCGAGACCCTGCAGGCCAACAAGCTCACGGGCGCCTACATCCGGCCGATTGCCTTCATGGGCGCCGGCGACATGGGGCTGTTCGTTCGGAGCAACCCCATTCACATGGCCGTGGCCGCGTGGGTGTGGGGCGCCTATCTGGGCGAGGATGGCATGGCCAACGGCATTCGCGTGCGTGTTTCAAGCTACCAGCGCATGCACGTCAACACGCACATGACCAAGAGCAAGGCCGGCGGAAACTACATCAATTCCATCCTGGCCAAGCGCGAGGCCATGCGCGATGGATACGACGAGGCGATCATGCTCGATACCGACGGCTACGTCTCGGAAGCCTCGGGCGAGAACATCTTCATCGTGCGCCACGGCAAGCTCAAGACCCCGCCGCTGACCTCGATTCTCGAAGGCATCACCCGCGCCTCCGTGATGGAAGTGGCCCGGGCCAAGGGGCTGGAAGTGATCGAAGAGCGCTTTACGCGCGACGAGCTCTACATCGCCGACGAGATCTTCCTGTGCGGCACCGCCGCGGAGATCACCCCCGTTCGCGAGGTCGACGGCCGCAAGGTGGGCGACGGGCGTCCCGGCGACATCACCAAGTCCGTGCGCGAGACCTACTTCGCCGCGGTAAAGGGCGAGGACGCCGACTACAAGAAGTGGCTCACCGAGTTCTAGAAAGTTCCCTGTTCCACGAAGAAGGGCGGCCCATTGGGCCGCCCTTTTCTTATGCGTCTTCGGATTCTTCGGGCGGCGGGGCTTTCTTGCGCCTGATCAACGCGAACCCTGCTGTGATGAGCATCCCCAGCGTGGAGAGCCCCACGACA
This sequence is a window from Chrysiogenia bacterium. Protein-coding genes within it:
- the clpX gene encoding ATP-dependent Clp protease ATP-binding subunit ClpX; translated protein: MGLTPRKIYEHLDRYVIGQHEAKRTVATAAYNHFKRIHHANNAQKQLIRRSNILMIGPTGCGKTHIARNLAEILDVPLAICDATEYTEAGYYGKDAEVMVAELLYQVAGDIELAQNGVIFIDEIDKIARKSNGARNGAAGRDIGGEGVQQALLKVLDGKRMFVPLNVTQHWNRHDFVEMDTQNILFICAGTFSDLRPEFDSGQPIGFESEAEREARKALRRPVSTKELVDYGFLHELLGRLPVIVQLDALRAEDLITILRDPPDSILREYTEVLAMDDVTLETTEDALLEMARYAQEQRVGARGLRSIMERVLADILFEAPEREGQTARIDADFVRERLADFMLSEKTPRPD
- a CDS encoding branched-chain amino acid transaminase, giving the protein MVTATEKIWLDGKLINWADAQFHLLTHAIHYGSSVFEGVRSYEVPGGKGAIFRLDEHVQRLFDSAHILEMEIPYSQEQVRNAIIETLQANKLTGAYIRPIAFMGAGDMGLFVRSNPIHMAVAAWVWGAYLGEDGMANGIRVRVSSYQRMHVNTHMTKSKAGGNYINSILAKREAMRDGYDEAIMLDTDGYVSEASGENIFIVRHGKLKTPPLTSILEGITRASVMEVARAKGLEVIEERFTRDELYIADEIFLCGTAAEITPVREVDGRKVGDGRPGDITKSVRETYFAAVKGEDADYKKWLTEF
- the dnaK gene encoding molecular chaperone DnaK translates to MGKIIGIDLGTTNSCVAVMEGTEARVIPNQEGARTTPSVVGFSKDGEVLVGQAARRQAVINPQNTIYSAKRFVGRKFGEISNESKMVPYTVIEHENGDSWFQVGDKKFSPPEISARVLQKLKKAAEDYLGEEVTEAVITVPAYFNDSQRQATKDAGKIAGLEVKRIINEPTAAALAYGLDKKSNEMIAVYDFGGGTFDISILEVGDNVVEVKATNGDTHLGGDDLDDRIIRWLADEFKKDSGLDVSGDPMVMQRLKEAAEKAKIELSSALETDINLPFLTADQTGPKHLNVKLTRSNFEKMIADLVDRSIEPVKKALADAGLKPNQIDEVVLVGGSTRVPIIAQKVKEYFGKDPHKGVNPDEVVAIGAAIQGGVLTGDVKDVLLLDVSPLSLGIETLGGVFTRLITRNTTIPTRKSEIFSTAADNQTSVEIHVLQGEREMASDNKTLGKFHLMGLPAAPRGMPQVEVTFDIDANGILNVSAKDKATGKEQSIKIEASSGLSSDEIDNMVKDAEAHADEDKRKREKAEAHNQLDTLIFQTEKTLGENREQLDAETISKIEAALEAGKKTLEEGDAEAMKKATEEIVQASHKMAELMYQKAQAEGGAAPGAEGAADSEGGDDNVVDAEYRDVN